From the Sebastes umbrosus isolate fSebUmb1 chromosome 2, fSebUmb1.pri, whole genome shotgun sequence genome, one window contains:
- the LOC119503924 gene encoding hepatic lectin-like produces the protein MTGVEDVQLDLRQEGESSDYKSALSSVIISTDEEESDRRQMQNSWLKRLRSNWQAVLIGILVVLFCSLTAVYIAQIYDLQRLTAESQLMEETTTLLKIQNNQLQAENQHQLSILSTDKMAFVWKFCNETTLQCARCEPGWVVHDSRCFFLSPETFNWERARSKCIAMGADMAVVLNAEDQKFLTNLTFDFHQQHPNVSFHSAWIGLQDIVQEGKYQWVDGRSIDKDVFYWMPQEPNNAIPAWDKVQEGQDCVAIVPPKHRGQANWLYTWDDIVCVGSRNFICETMAFT, from the coding sequence acAAGAAGGTGAAAGTTCTGATTACAAATCAGCACTTTCATCAGTAATAATTTCCACGGATGAAGAGGAATCAGACAGAAGacagatgcaaaacagctggcTGAAGAGACTGCGATCTAACTGGCAAGCTGTTTTGATTGGGATTTTGGTGGTGCTTTTTTGTAGTCTGACCGCTGTCTACATTGCTCAGATATATGACCTGCAAAGACTGACAGCGGAATCACAGCTTATGGAAGAGACCACCACGCTGCTGAAAATTCAAAACAATCAGCTGCAAGCAGAAAATCAACACCAGCTTTCAATCCTGTCCACCGACAAAATGGCCTTCGTCTGGAAATTCTGCAACGAGACCACACTGCAGTGTGCACGCTGCGAGCCTGGCTGGGTCGTGCACGATTCACGTTGCTTCTTTTTGTCCCCGGAAACATTTAATTGGGAAAGAGCTCGCAGCAAGTGTATTGCAATGGGTGCTGACATGGCTGTTGTTTTGAATGCCGAAGACCAGAAATTCCTTACCAACTTGACTTTTGACTTCCACCAGCAGCACCCTAATGTAAGCTTCCATTCAGCGTGGATCGGGTTGCAGGACATTGTGCAGGAGGGCAAGTACCAGTGGGTTGATGGCCGAAGCATCGACAAAGATGTCTTTTACTGGATGCCCCAGGAGCCAAACAACGCCATTCCCGCCTGGGACAAAGTCCAGGAAGGACAGGACTGTGTTGCCATTGTCCCGCCGAAGCACAGAGGACAGGCAAATTGGTTATACACCTGGGATGACATTGTTTGTGTTGGCAGCAGGAACTTCATTTGTGAGACCATGGCTTTCAC